The region TTTAATCGATTCTTTTAAGCGCTCTATTCTCTACATGGTTGGTGGGGCAAAAACACCATAAAAGACTAAGTCTTCTTCAACATCATATGTCCTGTGTTTCGACCCTTTGGGAATCCTTACTCCCATTCCTTTTTGAAGAACAAATTCACCGCTCCCTTCAATAAACTCCTTACCCTTTCCTGAAAGGACATAGAAAATATCATCGGAATCTTCATGGATATGTTCGGGTATCTCCTCACCCTTCTTTGTCCGAACAAGAACAATTGAGGCCTGAGATTTATGCACCTTCTCTGTAAAAAAGGGCTTAATCTCCACCCCCTTAAATTTTGGATGGGGCTGCCAGTCCACTCTGTCTTCAAAAACAATATTTTGATCCATAAATGCCTCCTTAATCAAGATTT is a window of Nitrospinota bacterium DNA encoding:
- a CDS encoding cupin domain-containing protein, whose product is ILIKEAFMDQNIVFEDRVDWQPHPKFKGVEIKPFFTEKVHKSQASIVLVRTKKGEEIPEHIHEDSDDIFYVLSGKGKEFIEGSGEFVLQKGMGVRIPKGSKHRTYDVEEDLVFYGVFAPPTM